The following proteins are co-located in the Colletotrichum lupini chromosome 4, complete sequence genome:
- a CDS encoding trichodiene oxygenase codes for MAETSLLDKLPGEIRNKIWKLICTPPPCPPNRERSGPTTGILSCSKRLSQEFSSFLFHQNSNGEIPDLTIVITTTCRRDAWLSLAVEPECTVPENCIHFYERIDKARCFDVNDMDNPVFDVLREAKHINMVHIRFDGPWLVNEAPLYSLPGTRRARFGEDPIYDAEAFWRQWDVPFLCHWAKARDVARLLGSFQRIGEMAIHFNDWRRDSRRDGKKYWHAIPFYTSIKDSELRTPIRLWRLLMNCFLQGDGDGMNMLNLGFIECETRFGIIKFPTKNQPEGELTLDDDHGDGLADQLVGVGPIEKPQTLEETPKHRVNRLFAAFTSLLEQQSDDIYDIWALREHRAATSNSSARNFFHRMQRQEESRSTTGMKSINNTVHIFGYPRFHVHDRQSACLVQACYSCRQSSCSGHIYYKADRSPECNVVKPAVILSSLTFHNIAWLASSRLLVMRGASRACKNIMSFIPEAITPTSVLSWQCAATLLIIWITYCLGRAIYNVSPLHPLSKFPGPKLAAASYAPECWYDFVKKGRYTYEIVKMHQIYVRINPDEVHCNDVRFTDEVYAINGRKRDKHIHHMINLPDPATFATFGTIDHDLHRRRRAAVGKFFSRQQMLKLEPQVHASAQKLCDKLLSFAGPDGEVVPLQDAYSCFTTDVITEYCFGESFGFLEQKEWTPNYRSAVYGALVHTFLFKFFPWTKIVMNAGPYLKNYLPRDTAIFINTYAVTLVEKARDRKVTGTDIYQHSPNVFAALFDSDLPPEEKTVPRLTSEGAIMITAGTETTSYTLTMISFHLLSNPKILERLTQELQGAVKDPKHLPNWPTLETLPYLNAVISEGLRLAPGGSMRTGRVATEEDLVYRGKWRPEGSDVDVDVCHVIPRGWAVSMSAIISHLDERMFPNAKEFIPERWIDENGQRRRGLEAGFIPFSKGTRQLAYSELYIALTSLVLRVFPRMKLYDTTLRDVEYDHDLGVPIPATENGCRLNLEAHSLSWLISHKHSPLRRLFNRLFKLKFPTEQLSVIPINETTCHSLPKASSIEVMPINVTTAHSTLKLSSIGVIPIDVVTGHSLLKPSPTQAPSNCTCTHEDTNKPATDNRPAEVPYWGFKQSCTEIHGDGGEEAVIWACCDTTHGYGIQNRFRLGQCIENARGKLIPRKNGGFWRTCEDCGLKDPERPTVYSCKCWPMPRHGAKHERVEAEIELNDFIGNDHGKLVCFGVREQRYWGNCTNNFPWNN; via the exons ATGGCCGAGACTTCTTTACTGGACAAATTACCGGGAGAAATCCGCAACAAGATATGGAAACTGATCTGCACCCCGCCACCATGCCCGCCAAACCGAGAGAGGTCCGGGCCGACAACAGGCATCCTCAGCTGCAGCAAACGCCTCTCGCAAGAATTCTCCTCGTTCCTCTTCCACCAAAACTCAAATGGTGAAATCCCGGATCTCACCATCGTCATCACGACTACGTGTCGAAGAGACGCCTGGCTATCGTTGGCAGTCGAGCCCGAGTGCACGGTGCCCGAAAATTGTATTCACTTCTACGAGCGTATCGACAAAGCGCGATGCTTCGACGTAAATGACATGGACAACCCGGTCTTTGATGTCCTCCGCGAAGCAAAACATATCAATATGGTTCACATCCGCTTCGACGGCCCCTGGCTCGTCAACGAGGCGCCACTGTATTCGCTGCCGGGGACGCGCAGAGCTCGGTTTGGAGAGGATCCGATTTACGATGCAGAAGCCTTCTGGCGGCAGTGGGATGTTCCGTTCCTTTGTCACTGGGCTAAGGCCCGGGACGTTGCTCGGCTACTCGGGTCGTTTCAGAGGATCGGGGAGATGGCGATACACTTCAATGATTGGCGTCGGGATAGTCGAAGGGACGGCAAAAAGTATTGGCATGCAATACCGTTCTACACTTCTATCAAGGACTCGGAGCTGAGGACTCCGATCAGGTTGTGGCGGCTGCTGATGAATTGCTTCTTGCAAGGGGATGGAGACGGAATGAATATGCTGAATCTGGGTTTCATTGAATGCGAGACCCGATTCGGCATCATTAAGTTTCCCACTAAAAATCAGCCTGAGGGAGAGCTGACCCTCGACGATGACCACGGCGATGGCTTGGCTGATCAACTAGTGGGGGTTGGGCCGATTGAGAAACCACAAACTCTTGAAGAAACCCCAAAACACCGTGTAAACCGTCTCTTCGCCGCGTTTACGTCGCTTTTGGAACAACAGAGCGACGACATTTACGATATTTGGGCCCTTCGAGAGCACCGAGCGGCGACATCGAATTCGTCGGCCAGGAACTTTTTCCATCGAATGCAACGTCAAGAAG AATCGCGGTCTACGACCGGTATGAAGAGCATAAACAATACCGTGCATATATTTGGATACCCCCGTTTCCACGTGCACGATAGACAGTCCGCCTGCCTCGTTCAGGCATGCTATTCATGTCGCCAATCCTCATGCAGCGGTCACATCTAC TACAAAGCGGACCGCAGCCCGGAATGCAACGTTGTTAAACCCGCTGTCATCCTTAGCTCGCTTACGTTCCACAACATCGCCTGGCTTGCATCAAGTCGTCTCCTCGTGATGCGGGGGGCATCGAGGGCTTGTAAAAACATC ATGAGTTTCATCCCTGAGGCTATCACGCCGACGTCCGTCCTGTCGTGGCAGTGTGCAGCTACGCTCCTTATCATATGGATTACCTATTGTCTAGGGCGCGCCATCTACAATGTCTCGCCTCTACACCCCCTCAGCAAGTTTCCTGGTCCCAAACTGGCTGCCGCTTCGTATGCTCCCGAGTGCTGGTACGATTTCGTGAAGAAGGGGCGGTATACCTATGAGATTGTCAAGATGCACCAAATCTACG TCCGTATTAACCCTGACGAGGTGCACTGCAACGACGTCCGCTTCACCGACGAAGTCTACGCCATCAACGGGAGAAAGAGGGACAAGCACATCCACCACATGATCAACCTACCAGACCC CGCAACCTTCGCCACATTTGGCACGATCGACCACGATCTCCACCGCAGACGGCGAGCCGCCGTCGGCAAGTTCTTCTCCCGGCAGCAGATGCTCAAGCTCGAGCCGCAAGTCCACGCATCAGCGCAAAAGCTCTGCGACAAGCTTCTCTCATTTGCTGGTCCCGATGGCGAGGTCGTGCCTTTGCAAGACGCCTATAGCTGCTTTACGACGGATGTGATTACCGAGTACTGCTTTGGCGAGTCGTTTGGATTTCTTGAGCAAAAGGAGTGGACGCCTAATTATCGTTCGGCTGTTTATGGGGCACTGGTTCATACGTTCCTATTCAAGTTCTTTCCGTGGACGAAGATCGTTATGAATGCTGGGCCGTA TCTCAAGAATTACCTACCTAGGGACACGGCCATCTTCATCAATACCTACGCAGTAA CCCTCGTAGAGAAGGCGAGAGACCGCAAAGTGACAGGCACAGATATATACCAACACTCGCCTAACGTCTTCGCCGCCTTATTCGACTCCGATCTCCCGCCCGAAGAAAAGACGGTTCCACGACTCACGTCCGAGGGTGCCATCATGATAACCGCAGGAACGGAAACAACAAGCTACACGCTTACAATGATCAGCTTTCACCTCCTGTCGAACCCCAAAATCTTGGAAAGGTTGACACAAGAGCTTCAAGGGGCGGTCAAGGATCCGAAGCATCTGCCAAACTGGCCGACGTTGGAAACATTGCCGTATCTGAATGCCGTCATCTCTGAGGGTCTACGGCTGGCGCCCGGGGGGTCGATGCGCACTGGCAGAGTCGCTACCGAGGAGGATCTCGTCTATCGCGGTAAATGGAGGCCAGAAGGGTCAGATGTCGATGTGGATGTGTGCCATGTCATTCCCCGCGGGTGGGCGGTTAGTATGAGCGCCATCATCTCACATCTCGATGAGAGGATGTTTCCGAACGCCAAGGAGTTTATACCAGAGCGGTGGATCGATGAGAACGGtcagaggaggagggggttGGAAGCTGGGTTCATCCCCTTTTCCAAGGGAACGCGACA GCTCGCATACTCTGAGTTATATATCGCTTTGACTTCGTTGGTGCTGAGGGTCTTTCCGCGTATGAAGCTGTACGATACTACTTTGCGCGATGTTGAGTATGACCATGACTTGGGCGTGCCGATTCCCGCGACCGAGAACGGT TGTCGATTGAACTTGGAAGCTCACAGTCTTT CTTGGCTTATTTCTCACAAACATTCTCCGCTCCGCCGTCTCTTTAACCGACTGTTCAAACTGAAATTTCCCA CCGAACAGCTCTCAGTAATCCCCATCAATGAGACGACATGTCACTCTCTTCCGAAGGCTTCTTCGATTGAAGTCATGCCTATAAATGTGACTACAGCTCACTCAACCCTCAAGCTTTCTTCAATTGGAGTCATTCCCATCGACGTGGTGACAGGCCACTCCCTCCTCAAACCCTCGCCAACCCAAGCCCCATCCAACTGCACATGCACGCATGAGGACACGAACAAACCAGCCACCGACAACCGCCCGGCTGAAGTCCCGTACTGGGGCTTCAAGCAAAGCTGCACCGAAATCCACGGCGACGGAGGCGAAGAAGCAGTTATTTGGGCCTGCTGCGACACGACCCACGGCTACGGCATCCAGAATCGGTTTCGTCTAGGCCAGTGCATCGAGAACGCGCGCGGGAAGCTAATCCCGCGCAAGAATGGGGGGTTCTGGCGCACGTGTGAGGATTGTGGACTCAAGGATCCAGAGAGGCCGACCGTGTATAGCTGCAAGTGCTGGCCTATGCCTAGGCATGGGGCGAAGCATGAGCGTGTGGAGGCTGAGATTGAGTTG AACGACTTTATCGGCAACGACCACGGCAAGTTGGTTTGCTTCGGCGTCAGGGAGCAGCGCTACTGGGGAAATTGCACCAATAACTTTCCTTGGAATAACTAG